Proteins from one Hymenobacter gelipurpurascens genomic window:
- a CDS encoding serine hydrolase, producing the protein MRRAADYELQIIYTQINRDAQNQPHFVQHNYRLNARQYFNPASLVKLPTAALALEKLNQLQKTGLSRRTPMATGVGHSCQTAAPYIVSPDSDRINTVGNYIKRMLLVSDNQAYNRLYEFLGQGPLNQRLQQLGYPDARNIRRFAPCDTGANRYTNPISFRDALTEVSVYEQPAAVNKLAYSFPLGRITKGRAFQSGGRIIQQPYDFTTANYLPLQNVTDILKSLLFPQAIPEAQRFQLTEHDYAFLRYYLRHTPHNSAYSCYLSSQYFDAYKKYLYYGRNAEVQAQPGLHIYNVVGMSHGYLSDVAYFIDETHQAEFMLSAVLYVNKDGVINDGKYEYTSVGLPFLAALGQQIYQFEATRPRAYHVNLQELLPTEKGK; encoded by the coding sequence GTGCGTCGCGCTGCTGACTATGAACTTCAGATTATCTATACCCAAATCAACCGCGATGCGCAAAATCAGCCGCACTTCGTGCAGCACAACTACCGGCTAAATGCTCGTCAGTATTTCAACCCGGCGAGCTTAGTGAAGCTGCCAACCGCTGCGCTAGCACTTGAAAAGCTAAATCAGCTACAGAAGACCGGTTTGTCGCGCCGCACCCCAATGGCCACCGGTGTAGGCCATTCCTGCCAAACCGCTGCTCCTTATATAGTATCTCCCGACTCCGACCGCATCAACACTGTCGGGAACTACATCAAACGAATGCTCTTAGTGAGCGATAACCAAGCCTACAACCGCCTCTACGAATTTCTAGGCCAGGGGCCACTCAATCAGCGGTTGCAGCAGTTGGGTTACCCCGATGCACGTAACATCCGGCGCTTTGCTCCATGCGATACTGGCGCCAACCGCTATACCAATCCTATCAGCTTCCGCGACGCTTTAACTGAAGTGAGCGTTTATGAGCAGCCTGCCGCAGTAAATAAGCTGGCTTACTCCTTCCCATTAGGCCGGATCACCAAAGGGCGCGCCTTCCAGTCCGGCGGGCGCATCATCCAGCAGCCGTACGACTTCACAACGGCAAACTATCTGCCTCTGCAGAACGTCACAGATATTCTGAAATCACTGTTGTTCCCACAAGCTATTCCCGAAGCACAACGCTTCCAGCTTACGGAGCATGATTATGCGTTTCTGCGCTATTACTTGCGCCACACCCCTCATAACTCTGCATACTCATGCTATTTATCATCTCAGTACTTCGACGCTTACAAGAAGTACCTCTACTATGGGCGCAACGCTGAAGTCCAAGCACAACCAGGCCTACATATATATAATGTAGTTGGTATGTCGCATGGCTATCTATCCGATGTAGCCTATTTCATCGATGAAACTCACCAAGCTGAATTTATGCTTAGCGCTGTGCTTTATGTGAACAAGGATGGCGTCATAAACGACGGTAAGTACGAATACACATCTGTCGGACTACCCTTTTTAGCTGCCTTAGGCCAACAGATCTATCAGTTTGAAGCCACACGGCCACGCGCTTACCACGTTAATTTGCAGGAACTACTCCCTACAGAAAAAGGCAAATAA